Proteins from a single region of Stutzerimonas stutzeri:
- a CDS encoding gluconokinase, GntK/IdnK-type — MPSVHTSKASALPVLVVMGVSGSGKTDTSHAVADALGLPHIEADNFHPAENVARMRAGTPLSDADRVEWLHALIAEMQRTLAAGSGFVLACSALKRSYRELLRSAVPELRFAHLAIDYETAIQRVGGRAGHFMPISLVDSQFATLESPEGEPGVLTVDASQPREVVLRYIVDWMQGAGLDELIETRVDLSSRPFDSATTAPPLTNEPIYSGTVAQHFDRLTDWLMAALMAFMVVVVFSSVVLRYAFGTGWTGAEELSRLAFVWLVFVGVASSMRRGELMSFSMLRDRFPRLFRRVVDSLSWLLVAAASCLAAWGGWNQMQFGWTINSPVVGYPLGLAMLPVAASMVALAVLALVQLVNVWRRDQSSATAAANVTAD; from the coding sequence ATGCCTTCAGTGCATACCTCAAAGGCTTCCGCGCTTCCGGTTCTGGTCGTCATGGGCGTCAGCGGTTCCGGCAAGACGGACACCAGCCACGCCGTCGCCGATGCGCTCGGCCTGCCGCATATCGAAGCGGACAACTTTCATCCGGCAGAGAACGTGGCGCGCATGCGTGCCGGCACGCCGCTGTCCGACGCCGATCGCGTGGAGTGGCTACACGCGCTGATCGCCGAAATGCAACGCACCCTGGCGGCGGGCAGCGGCTTCGTGCTGGCTTGCTCGGCGCTCAAGCGCAGCTACCGGGAGTTGCTGCGCAGCGCGGTCCCGGAGCTGCGTTTCGCCCATCTGGCCATCGATTACGAAACCGCCATACAGCGAGTCGGTGGCAGGGCGGGGCATTTCATGCCGATTTCCCTGGTCGACAGCCAATTCGCCACCCTCGAATCACCCGAGGGCGAACCCGGCGTATTGACCGTGGATGCCAGCCAGCCCCGCGAAGTCGTTCTGCGCTACATCGTCGATTGGATGCAGGGCGCCGGTCTGGATGAGCTGATCGAAACCCGTGTCGATCTTTCTTCGCGTCCGTTTGATAGCGCTACCACTGCGCCGCCTTTGACCAACGAGCCGATCTACAGCGGCACGGTCGCACAACACTTCGACCGTCTGACCGACTGGCTGATGGCCGCGCTGATGGCCTTCATGGTCGTCGTGGTGTTCTCCAGCGTGGTGCTGCGTTACGCCTTCGGCACCGGTTGGACGGGCGCCGAGGAGCTGTCGCGGCTGGCGTTCGTCTGGCTGGTGTTTGTCGGCGTCGCTTCGAGCATGCGCCGCGGCGAGCTGATGAGCTTTTCCATGCTGCGCGACCGTTTTCCTCGGCTGTTCCGCCGCGTCGTCGACTCTCTCAGCTGGCTGCTGGTGGCAGCTGCGAGCTGCCTGGCGGCCTGGGGTGGTTGGAATCAGATGCAGTTCGGCTGGACCATCAACAGCCCGGTAGTCGGCTACCCGCTGGGCCTGGCGATGTTGCCCGTGGCCGCCAGCATGGTCGCGCTGGCGGTATTGGCGCTGGTGCAGCTGGTCAATGTCTGGCGGCGCGATCAGTCATCGGCCACCGCCGCTGCGAATGTCACCGCGGACTGA
- a CDS encoding peptidylprolyl isomerase, whose amino-acid sequence MPKAMCRHILVKTEAEAAQLKKRIANGEAFDVLARKYSTCPSGKKGGDLGEVRPGQMVRSIDQVIFKKPLREVHGPVKSQFGYHLVQVFYRD is encoded by the coding sequence ATGCCCAAAGCCATGTGCCGCCACATTCTGGTCAAGACCGAGGCCGAAGCTGCGCAGCTGAAAAAGCGCATCGCCAATGGCGAAGCATTTGACGTGCTGGCGCGCAAGTACTCGACCTGCCCGTCCGGCAAGAAGGGTGGCGACCTCGGTGAAGTGCGCCCCGGGCAGATGGTGCGCAGCATCGATCAGGTGATTTTCAAGAAGCCGCTGCGCGAAGTGCACGGCCCGGTAAAGAGCCAGTTCGGCTACCACCTGGTGCAGGTGTTCTACCGCGACTGA